GCTGCCCATCGGGTACTGGTGCGCCGGCGAGCAATAGACCGCCCGCGCGCCGGCGGGGATGGCGTCGGGGCGCAGGCCCTCCTCGTCGACGGGCACGCCCACCACCGTCAGTCCCGCGGAGCGGAACGCCTGCACGGCCCGCTGGTACCCCGGCTCCTCGAAGGCCACGACCGCGCCGCGCCGCAGCACCGCGGCCGCCAGCTCGACGACGGCGGCCGTCGTGCCGCCCGTCGCCAGGACCGAGCCGGCGGCCAGACCGCGGTGGCGCAACAGGTGTTCCGAAACGGCCGCGCGGTACTCGGGCAGGCCGGCGCGGTGGGCGCGGACCAACGGCTCCGGGTCGGCCGCCGCCCGCCACGCGCGGCGCCAGGCTGCGCGGTCCAGACCGGCCGCCCACGGCGTGCCCGGCGTCAGATCCAGTACGGGCGCCGTCTCGGGTTCCGGAGCGAGCGGTCCCGCCGGGGACACCGATGCGGCCGCGCGCGTCGGCGGTGTCGTCACGTACGTGCCGGAGCCGTGGCGCCCGGCGATCCAACCTTCGGCGTGCAGCTGCTCGTACGCGGCCGAGGTCACCGTGCGCGAAACCCCGAGCCGCTCGGCCAGCGCGCGGGTGGACGGCAGCCGGTCGCCGCCGCGCAGGTGCCCGCTCGCGGCGGCCTCGCGCAGGGCGTCGGCCAGCTGCACGGCCAGCGGCGTGCTCACCTCACGGTCGAGGCTCACCGGCAGCGCGGTGTCGGCGTACGACAACGAAACCTCCGAACCGAGAAAAGTGGACTTCCCAAGTGTAGAAGAAGTGGCCGTTCAACACGTCCACTCACCCAGGCGACACTGCGGATATGACCAGGCTCTCGCCGACCCCCCGCACGACCCTCGGCCGCAAGAAGAACCGCGCCGCCACCGATCGCGCGACGCTGCACGCCGTGCTCGACGAGGCCCTGATCTGCCACCTCGGCCTCGTCCGCGACGGCACGCCGCTCGTGCTGCCCACCGGCTACGGCCGCGACGGTGACACGCTCTACCTGCATGGTTCCACGGGCGCGGCCAGTCTGCGCACCGCGACACAGGACCTGGACGTCTACGTCACCGTCACAGCGCCGATCAAACACAGCTCGACAGCTGTTTTGAATTGAGGCTGTCTACGCCCGCTCGGTCAACAACCACTCCGTGAACTACCGCAGCGCCGTCATCCTCGGCCGCGCGCGCCTCATCACCGACCGCGACGAAGCTCCACGCCCTGCGCCTGCTCACCGACCACCTCTCCCCCGGCTCGTGGGACCACGCGCGCGGGGTGAACGCGAAGGAGTTCGCCGCCGTCTCCGTTCTCGCACTCGACCTCACCGAAGCCTCGGTGAAGCTGCGCGCCGAAGGCCCCGACGACGAGCCGGAAGACGTGCGCGCCAACGCGGCCTGGGCCGGCGTCCTCCCGGTCAGGACCGTCTTCGGCGAGCCCGAGCCCTCCGCCGACCTGGCCGACGGCTGGAGCGTGCCCGAGCACGTCGCCGGGCGCGTCACCCAGCCTGAGGTAGCTGCACGGTGAACACGGTCCGGCCCGGCCGGCTCGCGACGTCGACGGTCCCACCGTGCTCCACCACCAGCGAGTGCACCACGGACAGGCCCAGACCGGTGCCGCCGGCCGACCGCGTGCGTGAGTTGTCGACGCGGAAGAACCGGTCGAAGATCCGCAGCTGATCCTCCGGCGCGATCCCCGGCCCGGCGTCCTCCACCCGGATCACCGCACGAGAATCCACCACGGACACCGACAGCCCCACCCGAGTCCCCGAAGGCGTGTGCACGGCCGCATTCGCCAGCAGGTTGTCGAAAATCTGCCGCAGCCGCACCGGATCCGCGTCGACGAAGACCGGTGCGGAAGAACCCGGCGCCACCGAAAGCGGATGCGACGGCCGCCCCACCCGGAACGCATCCGCCGCGCCCGAAACGATCAGGACAACGTCCACCCGTTCGGGCCGCACCGGCGGCTCCGCGTCGTGGGCGTCGAGGCGCGCGAGCAGCAGCAGATCGTCGACGAGCACGCTCATCCGCGCCGTCTCCTCGCGAATCTTCGCCAGGTGCGCCTCGCGTTCCTCGGGTTCGTTCGCCGCCGCGTAACGGAAAAGGTCGGCATAGCCCCGGATCGACGTGAGCGGCGTACGCAGCTCGTGCGACGCGTCGGCCACGAACCGGCGAAGGCGCTCGTTGGCCGCCGTCCGCGCGGCGAGCGAAGACTCGATGTGCGTGAGCATCACGTTGAACGCCGTGCGCAACTCCGCCACCTCGGCGCCGCCCCCTTCGCCCGGGGCGCGCACCGGCAGGTTCGCCGTCCCCGTGAGGTCGTGCGACGCGATGTCGTGCGCCGTGCCCGCCATGTCCGACAACGGTCGCAGGCCGCGGCGCAGCACGAAGCGTCCCGCCACGACCAGGATCGCCAGCGCGATGAGAAACGCGATCACCTCGACCAGCACCAGCTGCCGCACCGTGCTGTCCAGGTCCGCCTGCGGCGCCGCGCTCAGCAACACCGTTCCGCGGCCGGCGGAATCCGTCGCGACCGGGCACGCGCGGACGCGATACGGCCCGGCGCCGTGGAGGTACACCGTGCGGAACACGTCGCCGCCAGTCGCGTCGGAAGCGACATCGGCGAGCGGGGTGAGGTCCGTCGGCAAGTTGCTGCCGGGCTGCGGCGTCGCCACGCCGCGGTCGACCTCGAACACCGCCGAGAACCACGAGTAGACGATTTCCGGGTTGCCGTGGGAGCTGCGCAGCCCCGGCACCTGCGCGACCTGGCTCGTCTTGAGCTGCTCGTCGAGGCGACGGCCGAGGTAACCGTGCATGAACCCGACCGTGACGGTCCCCACGATCGCGAAGACCACCAGCGCCAGCGCGCCGAGCCCGAACGCCAGCCGCGTGCCGAGCCGCGACGCGCGCCATGCGGCGTACCAGCGGCGAGCCCAGCGCCGCAGCCGCTTCACCGGCCCGCCCGCACGACGTAGCCGACGCCGCGCACGGTGTGGATCAGCGGTTCGGCGCCGTCGTCGAGCTTGCGGCGCAGGTGCGAGATCACCAGCTCGACCACATTGGACCGACCGCCGAAGTCGTACTCCCACACGTGGTCGAGGATCTGCGCCTTCGTGACCACGGCCGGCGAACGGCGCATGAGGTACCGCAGGAGCTCGTACTCGGTCGGCGTCAGCTCGGCGAGCCGATCGCCGCGGCGGACCTCGCGCGTGTCCTCGTCGAGCGTCAGGTCCGCCACGCGCAACACTGCGGTGCGCGGCGCCTGCGGCACAGAGATGCTCCGGCGAAGCACCGCCCGCAGCCGCGCCATCAGCTCCTCGACGGAGAATGGCTTCACGAGGTAGTCGTCGCCTCCGCGTGTGAGGCCGGCGATGCGGTCGGCGGTCGCGTCCTTCGCCGTCAGGAAGACGACGGGCACGGCGTTGCCGTGTTCACGCAGGCGGTCGAGCACGGTGAACCCGTCGAGGTCCGGCAGCATCAGGTCGAGCACCACGATGTCGGGCCCGAACTCCGCCGCGCGGCTGAGCGCGGCCGCGCCCGAGCCCGCGGTCACGGCCTGCCAGCCCTCGTAGCGGGCCACGGTCGCGACGAGATCGGCGATGTGCGGTTCGTCGTCGACGACGAGCAGCCGCACCGGGTTCGGGTTGTCCACCCCACCATCCTCCGTGACCACCGCGCGGGCGCGCGAGCGGAGCGCCCGGCCGACAGCCAGTCGACAGGTTCCGCCCAGATCCGCCACAGGTTCCGCGGCGACGCTGGCGTTCGTGACACCCGAGCCGAAGGGATTCCCCGTGAGTGTCCTGACCCCGATCGCCGTCCCGCCCCGCCCGGCGGTGGCGCCCCGCGTGGTCGCCAAGGCGTGGATCTTCGCGTTCCTGGCAGCCAACGTGATGCTCGCCACGGTGTTCTTCGCCCTCGGCGACCTGTCGGACGACCCGTTGATCAGCGCCGGGCGCCTCGCCGGCATCTACGCGGCGCAGGCCATGGCCGTGCAGCTGCTGCTCGTCGCGCGCCTGCCGTGGCTAGACCGCCGGCTCGGCATGGACCGGCTCACGTCGTGGCACCGCTGGACGGGCTTCAGCCTGCTGTGGCTGCTGGTCGCCCACGTCGTGCTGGTGGTCGTCGGCTACGCGGGCATCGAGCGCACGAACGCGGCCGACGAGCTGGTGCAGCTGGCCAACACCACCGAGGGGATCCTGCGCGCGATCGTCGCGTTCGCGCTCATCCTCGTGGTCGGCGCGGCTTCCGCCCGCTTCGCGCGCAAGCGGATGGCCTACGAGACGTGGCATTTCGTACACCTCTACACCTACGCTGCCGTGGTCCTGGCCTTCACGCACCAGATCGCCGTCGGGCAGTCGTTCGCGAGCCACCCGGCCGCCCGCGCGTACTGGTGGACGCTGTGGCTGGGCGCGGGTCTGGCCGTGCTGGCCGGGCGCGTGCTCCTGCCGTTGCGACGGAACCTGCGGCACCGCCTGCGCGTGGTCGCCGTGGTACCCGAGTCGCCCGACACCGTGTCCGTCTACATGACCGGCCGCGACCTCGACCGGCTGCCGGCCCGCGCGGGGCAGTTCTTCCTGTGGCGCTTCCTCACGCGTGAGCGCTGGTGGCAGGCCAACCCGTTCTCCCTCTCGGCCGCGCCCGACGGCCGCACGCTGCGGCTCACCGCCAAGGCCGTCGGCAGCTCCAGCGCGAGCCTGCGGTCCCTGCCGATCGGCACGCGCGTGTTCGCCGAAGGCCCATACGGCGCCTTCACCACCATCCACCAGCAACGACCGAACGCCCTGCTGGTCGCCGGCGGCGTCGGCATCACGCCGATCCGCGCCCTGCTCGAAGACGTGAGCGGTCACGTCGTGCTGCTCTACCGCGTGCGGACACCGGCCGACGCCGTGCTTCTCCCCGAGCTGCACGCACTCGCCAAGACGCGGGGCGCGGTCGTGCACGTCCTCAGTGGACCGTCGGATCTGCACGGCCCGCACGGTCCCGTGCTGGGTCCCGCCGCGCTCCACGCGCTGGTGCCGGACATCGGTGACCGCGATGTGTTCGTGTGCGGTCCGCCCGGGATGACGTCGGCCGTGCTGCGCAGCCTGCGGGAGCTGCGGGTGCCCGGCACCCAGGTCCACGCCGAACGCTTCAGCCTGGCCGCGTGAGGAGCTTCCGATGAATAAGACGATTTTCGTGGTCGCGCTGTCGATCGCCGGGTTCGTGGCCGTGTGGCGGTTCGACCCGACGCCGGCGACGAGCAGCACCACCGCCACGAGTGCCCCGCAGGTCAGCACCGCACCGTCCACTTCGGCCGGTTCCGGCGCCGTGACCACTCAGGGCAGCGCCGAGTCGACCGAGTTCGGCACCGTGCAGGTGCAGGTGTCCTTCTCCGGCAGCCGGATCACCGACGTCACCCTCGTGCAGCAGCCCGACAGCGGCCGCGGCGTCGACGCGATCCCGCTGCTGCGCGAGGAAGCCCTGCAAGCGCAGAGCGCGGACATCGACACCGTCTCGGGTGCGACCCAGACCAGCGAGTCGTACATCAAGTCGCTGCAGGCGGCGCTCGACGCGAAGGGCTCGTGATGGCCACGCACGTCGAGCAGGTGATGGGCCTGCCGGTGTCGCTCGACCTGCGCGACGAAGGCGACTTCACCGGCGCCGTCGCCGACGCGTTCCGGTGGCTGCGCGAGGTCGACGCCCGCTTCAGCCCGTTTCGCTCCGGCAGCGAGGTCTGCCGTTACGACCGCGGCGAAACCACCGAACTCAGCGCGGACCTCGACGAGGTGCTCGGCCTCTGCGCGTACTACGAAGACCTCTCCGGCGGCGCCTTCTCCGCCCGCCTGCCCGGCCGGGGCCTGGACCCGTGCGCCGTCGTCAAAGGCTGGGCCGTGCAGCGCGCCGCCGATCGCCTCCACGCAGCCGGTGCTCGGCGGTTCTGCCTCAACGCCGGCGGCGACGTCGTCACCGCGGGCGAGCCGGAGCCCGGACGGCCGTGGCGCGTCGGCATCCGCCACCCCGAACAGCCCGAAGCCGTGTGCGCCGTGGTCGCCTCTCGCGACGGCGCCGTCGCCACCTCGGCCGCGTACGAACGCGGCACCCACGTGCTCGACGGCCGCACCGGCCTGCCCGCCACCGGCCTGCTGAGCGTCACCGTGGTCGCCGAAGACCTCACGCACGCCGACGCGCTGGCCACCGCCGCGTTCGCCCTCGGCGCCGACGGCATCGCCTGGGCGGCCGAGCAACCCGGCTGCGACGTGCTGATCGTCGACGCCCAGCGGCGCGTCCACCGTTCCCCCGGCCTCGCGCTCGCCTGTCCCGAGTGTCCACAGTGCACTCGGTGAGATTCTGACCAGTGCCGGCGTGATGTCGTTGTCACCGGATGTTCACGGTGGCGGTGAAACGCGGACCGGCGAGCCGCGTCGTACTGAACGTGCTGCGGTTGACGACGGTTGCCGGTGTGGTGTGCGTGGTGGTCGCGCCGTTCTTGTCGGGGGGGCGCGACGAGAGCGAGCGGTGTGGGGCTGCTGTGGTTCGTCGCCGGGGCGGTTGTCGCCGCGGCGCTGGGGCTGGCGCGGTCGCGCAAGGTGCGAATCGTGGCGGCGGTCCTCGGGATCGCCACCGCCGTGGCCGCCGTGGTGCGGCTGGTGCTCGACGTGCGGGCTGGCGTGCCCGGCCTGGACACCCCGGTGCTCGCCGTGGGTGCGGTGGGGGTCGCGATCGGGCTGTTCGACGCCACGTCGTGGCGGATCCGTCCCGCCGGCGTGCTGGTGGCTCTCGTGGTGCTCGCCGCGGGGGTGGCAGCGCCGTTCGTCGCGGACCGGGCCGCCACCGCGAGCACGACCCAGGGCGTGCCGAACCTGACCTCCGAACCCGTGGCCGAAAAGCCCGGCGGCCGGCAGTGGTCCTGGCAGCCACCGGCCGACGTGAGCGCGATGGTGGCCGCGGGACACGGGGTCGTCGTCGCGGCCGCCGACGGTTCGGTGACGGCGCTCGACGGGCTCGACGGCAGCCGCGACTGGTCCTACGCCCGGCCCGGCGCCCGGGTCCACGCGCTGCTCGCGTCCGCCGACCGGCGCACGGTCGTGGCCGCTTTCGCGTCGAAGACCGACAGCAGCAACGACCTGGTGGTCGTCCTCGACGCCGACACCGGCACCGCGCGCTTCGACCGCGTGGTGCCGTCGGTCCTGGTCGAGACCGGCGAGATCCTGGTGGGCACCAAGACCTTGACCATCCGCGACGACGCGTACGCCGGCTTCGACCTCCGGACCGGCGACGAGCTCTGGCGCTGGTCCGCGCCGGCCGGTTGCCTGAACCCGTACACCTTGCCCGCGCAAGCCCGGACCGTGGTGCTCGCCGCGCTGGAGTGCGGGCGTTCCGCGGGACTCGTCGCGCTCGACGAGGTGACGGGTCACGAACGCTGGCGCCACGTGGTCGAGACCACCGGGCCCGACGACGAACGGCTCGACCTCTCGCCGGCCACCACCACCGACGGCGCCGTCGTGTGGCTGCGGCTCGTCGGCCGCGCCGCCGCCGACGGCTCGGTTCTCAACGGCCTGTTCGACACCGAGACCGGCCGGCTGCTGGCCCAGCCGGACGCGACGCGGTGGGTCCGCACGGACGTGGGGCCGATTCCCGTGATCGAACAGGAAAAGACGTCCGCCGAGGCCCTCGATCCCGGAACCGGCACCACGTATCCGATCGACCTCGGCGCCTGCCCCGTGCGCTCGGCCGACGCCACCACCCCGCACACCTACCTGCGCGCGTGCCAGGACACGGGCCGCGACCTGACCCTTCTGGTGCAGGGTTTCGACGGCAGCGCGCCGACCAGCCGGGTGGTGCGGATGGACGGCTCGGGCTCGCTGTCGGACCTGCGGCTCGTGCCGGCGCCGGGCGCGATCGTCCTGGCGCGTAGCACGTCCGGCGGCACACCCGCGCCGGTCGTCGGCTTCCCCAGCTGACGGCGGCGAAACCGCCTCGCGCGAGACCGGTCTTTTCGGGCAGACTGCGGCCAGACCGACCGAGCGAGGGGTGCAGATGCCGTCCATCGTCGAGAACACCACCTTCGACTGCGCCGATCCGTATGCGCTGGCCCAGTTCTGGAGCGGCGTCCTCGGCCGGCCCGTCGCCGACGAGGACGAGCCGGGCGACCCGGAGGTCGGCATCGAGCTCGACCACGGCGGCACGCTGCTGTTCATCCGCGTGCCCGAGACCAAGACCGTGAAGAACCGCATCCACCTGTGCCTCACTCCCGAAGGCCCGCGCGACGCCGAGGTCGAGCGCCTGCTCGCCGCCGGCGCGACGATGTTCGACGACCAGCGCCGACCCGACGGCACCGGTTGGGCCGTGCTGCACGACCCGGAAGGCAACGAGTTCTGCGTGCTGCGCAGCAAGGCCGAGAAAGCGGCGAAGTGACCAACTCGTTCGACCTCAACCGCGCCAACTGGGACGAGCGCGCGGCGGTGCACGCGAAGTCCGAGTACTACGGCTTCGAGCGCTTCCGCACGGACCCCGAGTACCTCAGCGACGTCGTGCGGTTCGACCTCCCGCGTCTCGGTGACGTCTCTTGCCTGCGCGGCGTGCACCTGCAGTGCCACATCGGCACGGACACGCTTTCCTTGTCCCGCCTGGGCGCGCGGATGTCCGGCCTCGACCTCTCCCCCGGCTCGCTGGTGCAAGCGCGCAGGCTCGCGGACAGCGTCGGCGCGGAGATCGACTACCACGAGGCCAACACCTACGACGCTGTCGACGTGTTCGGCGAAGGCACGTTCGACCTCGTCTACACCGGCATCGGCGCGCTGTGCTGGCTGCCGCGGATCGCCGAGTGGGCCACGGTCGTGGCGAGGTTGCTGAAGCCGGGCGGGCGGTTGTTCCTGCGCGAAGGCCACCCGATGCTGTGGGGGCTCGACGACGAAGCCGAGCGCGCGGGGCCGAAATACGACTACTTCGAGCACGCCGAACCGCTCGTGTGGGACGACGACACCACCTACGTCGACACCGACGATCCGCTCACCAAGACCACCACGCACTCGTGGAACCACTCACTGGGCGAAATCATCACGGCGCTGCTGGAAAACGGCCTCACGCTCACCGCGTTCACCGAACACGACACCGTGCCGTGGAATGCGCTGCCGCACGAAATGCACCAGGTCGACGGCGGCGAATGGCGACTGCGCGAGAACCCGCGGCGCCTCGCGGCGAGCTACACCCTGCAGGCGGCGAAGGTTTCCTAGAGTGCGGGCATGACTCGTGCTCTTGTCGCTGTCGCCGCGCTGGGCGGCACCATTTCCATGGCCCCTGGCCGCTCGATCGAAGCCGGGGTGGTGCCTCGGCTGACCGCCGAGGACCTGCTCGGCGACCTCGGCACCGACCTGCCGATGGACGTCACGGCGGCCACGCTCGCCGGCATCTCCAGCGCGTCGATGGACTACGAGACGCTGCTGCGGACACGCCAATGGGGCCTGCAGCAGGTGGCGGCGGGCGCGGCGGGACTCGTCGTGGTGCAGGGCACGGACACTCTCGAGGAAACGGCGTACTTCTTCGAGCTGACCTGGCCCCACGACGTGCCGGTGGTGGTCACCGGGGCGATGCGCAACCCGAGCCTGCCCAGCGCGGACGGTCCCGCGAACCTCCTGGCGGCACTGACCGTCGCGGCCGAACCTCGCAGCCGCGGGCGCGGTGCGCTGGTGGCGTTCAACGACGACGTGCACTCGGCCCGCTGGGTGCGC
The sequence above is a segment of the Amycolatopsis sp. 2-15 genome. Coding sequences within it:
- a CDS encoding FAD:protein FMN transferase, with amino-acid sequence MATHVEQVMGLPVSLDLRDEGDFTGAVADAFRWLREVDARFSPFRSGSEVCRYDRGETTELSADLDEVLGLCAYYEDLSGGAFSARLPGRGLDPCAVVKGWAVQRAADRLHAAGARRFCLNAGGDVVTAGEPEPGRPWRVGIRHPEQPEAVCAVVASRDGAVATSAAYERGTHVLDGRTGLPATGLLSVTVVAEDLTHADALATAAFALGADGIAWAAEQPGCDVLIVDAQRRVHRSPGLALACPECPQCTR
- a CDS encoding class I SAM-dependent methyltransferase gives rise to the protein MTNSFDLNRANWDERAAVHAKSEYYGFERFRTDPEYLSDVVRFDLPRLGDVSCLRGVHLQCHIGTDTLSLSRLGARMSGLDLSPGSLVQARRLADSVGAEIDYHEANTYDAVDVFGEGTFDLVYTGIGALCWLPRIAEWATVVARLLKPGGRLFLREGHPMLWGLDDEAERAGPKYDYFEHAEPLVWDDDTTYVDTDDPLTKTTTHSWNHSLGEIITALLENGLTLTAFTEHDTVPWNALPHEMHQVDGGEWRLRENPRRLAASYTLQAAKVS
- a CDS encoding response regulator transcription factor; translation: MDNPNPVRLLVVDDEPHIADLVATVARYEGWQAVTAGSGAAALSRAAEFGPDIVVLDLMLPDLDGFTVLDRLREHGNAVPVVFLTAKDATADRIAGLTRGGDDYLVKPFSVEELMARLRAVLRRSISVPQAPRTAVLRVADLTLDEDTREVRRGDRLAELTPTEYELLRYLMRRSPAVVTKAQILDHVWEYDFGGRSNVVELVISHLRRKLDDGAEPLIHTVRGVGYVVRAGR
- a CDS encoding sensor histidine kinase, with protein sequence MKRLRRWARRWYAAWRASRLGTRLAFGLGALALVVFAIVGTVTVGFMHGYLGRRLDEQLKTSQVAQVPGLRSSHGNPEIVYSWFSAVFEVDRGVATPQPGSNLPTDLTPLADVASDATGGDVFRTVYLHGAGPYRVRACPVATDSAGRGTVLLSAAPQADLDSTVRQLVLVEVIAFLIALAILVVAGRFVLRRGLRPLSDMAGTAHDIASHDLTGTANLPVRAPGEGGGAEVAELRTAFNVMLTHIESSLAARTAANERLRRFVADASHELRTPLTSIRGYADLFRYAAANEPEEREAHLAKIREETARMSVLVDDLLLLARLDAHDAEPPVRPERVDVVLIVSGAADAFRVGRPSHPLSVAPGSSAPVFVDADPVRLRQIFDNLLANAAVHTPSGTRVGLSVSVVDSRAVIRVEDAGPGIAPEDQLRIFDRFFRVDNSRTRSAGGTGLGLSVVHSLVVEHGGTVDVASRPGRTVFTVQLPQAG
- a CDS encoding PQQ-binding-like beta-propeller repeat protein; this encodes MGLLWFVAGAVVAAALGLARSRKVRIVAAVLGIATAVAAVVRLVLDVRAGVPGLDTPVLAVGAVGVAIGLFDATSWRIRPAGVLVALVVLAAGVAAPFVADRAATASTTQGVPNLTSEPVAEKPGGRQWSWQPPADVSAMVAAGHGVVVAAADGSVTALDGLDGSRDWSYARPGARVHALLASADRRTVVAAFASKTDSSNDLVVVLDADTGTARFDRVVPSVLVETGEILVGTKTLTIRDDAYAGFDLRTGDELWRWSAPAGCLNPYTLPAQARTVVLAALECGRSAGLVALDEVTGHERWRHVVETTGPDDERLDLSPATTTDGAVVWLRLVGRAAADGSVLNGLFDTETGRLLAQPDATRWVRTDVGPIPVIEQEKTSAEALDPGTGTTYPIDLGACPVRSADATTPHTYLRACQDTGRDLTLLVQGFDGSAPTSRVVRMDGSGSLSDLRLVPAPGAIVLARSTSGGTPAPVVGFPS
- a CDS encoding PLP-dependent aminotransferase family protein, with protein sequence MSYADTALPVSLDREVSTPLAVQLADALREAAASGHLRGGDRLPSTRALAERLGVSRTVTSAAYEQLHAEGWIAGRHGSGTYVTTPPTRAAASVSPAGPLAPEPETAPVLDLTPGTPWAAGLDRAAWRRAWRAAADPEPLVRAHRAGLPEYRAAVSEHLLRHRGLAAGSVLATGGTTAAVVELAAAVLRRGAVVAFEEPGYQRAVQAFRSAGLTVVGVPVDEEGLRPDAIPAGARAVYCSPAHQYPMGSRMSAARRVELVERARADGMLVIEDDYDGELRFDVAPLPMLAALAPDVVVHLGTTSKILTPTLGAGWLVAPSSVASAVLAYRDLTGTRPSPAGQRVLVELARHGDLGRHLRKLRRELAERRSLLSAALTSSAIPILGDDAGAHLVVPFDSAARETRCLAEAEHQGIRLDGLARHFAGTPTVHGVALGYAGCSREALVSALPALVGLLR
- a CDS encoding FMN-binding protein encodes the protein MNKTIFVVALSIAGFVAVWRFDPTPATSSTTATSAPQVSTAPSTSAGSGAVTTQGSAESTEFGTVQVQVSFSGSRITDVTLVQQPDSGRGVDAIPLLREEALQAQSADIDTVSGATQTSESYIKSLQAALDAKGS
- a CDS encoding ferredoxin reductase family protein, yielding MSVLTPIAVPPRPAVAPRVVAKAWIFAFLAANVMLATVFFALGDLSDDPLISAGRLAGIYAAQAMAVQLLLVARLPWLDRRLGMDRLTSWHRWTGFSLLWLLVAHVVLVVVGYAGIERTNAADELVQLANTTEGILRAIVAFALILVVGAASARFARKRMAYETWHFVHLYTYAAVVLAFTHQIAVGQSFASHPAARAYWWTLWLGAGLAVLAGRVLLPLRRNLRHRLRVVAVVPESPDTVSVYMTGRDLDRLPARAGQFFLWRFLTRERWWQANPFSLSAAPDGRTLRLTAKAVGSSSASLRSLPIGTRVFAEGPYGAFTTIHQQRPNALLVAGGVGITPIRALLEDVSGHVVLLYRVRTPADAVLLPELHALAKTRGAVVHVLSGPSDLHGPHGPVLGPAALHALVPDIGDRDVFVCGPPGMTSAVLRSLRELRVPGTQVHAERFSLAA
- a CDS encoding VOC family protein: MPSIVENTTFDCADPYALAQFWSGVLGRPVADEDEPGDPEVGIELDHGGTLLFIRVPETKTVKNRIHLCLTPEGPRDAEVERLLAAGATMFDDQRRPDGTGWAVLHDPEGNEFCVLRSKAEKAAK